The Magnolia sinica isolate HGM2019 chromosome 3, MsV1, whole genome shotgun sequence genome includes the window aataaaaatgtagtaAATAAGATGAAGTACAAAGTAACCTTACTTCATAGGATTTAAGATCTTAGCCAGGCAAATAaggtaaaagaaaatgaaagagggaGAATAATTCAAAATGAGATAAAAGGAAATGTGAATATAGTTGATGCACTTGGAATGTGTGGACTAAAATGCAACTTAAAAAGAGATAGATAAACTCTTAGCTTTAGTGACTTCTTGAATGGTCTTTTTTATCTCATATGTTAGGTAGCATGTTGGTATGTTGAAAATCTTTAAGGTACCTTAAGCAGCACCTTTGGATGAATTCCAACCCTCAGACCCTTTCTATATTTTTCTACCTCTCTTTTTGCtcactatttctttctttttccctctcttcctctctatctcactTTTTCGTTCTCTCATACTCTctgctctctctcactctcatatCTTTATTCTCTCTTCCCTCTGTTTATGTTTTTTCTTCCTCCATTCTTTTGGCAACAGGCTTCTTATACAGACATTGGTAGTCGCAATTTGCTGCTATAATTTTTAAGACAACCATAGTTTTTAGGATAACATTATGGGTGTCGTTGtttaatttataaaataatatattatatatatcatacatTTGACATAAAGTAaagattttaatatataatatgtataaatTAAAAGTAATGATGattttttcatatttattttataacaaatatttatatatttatttatataaaagtaatcattattatatatatatatatgaaacgtCATGATTACTTTAAGATATTAATTTTATCTTCTTGTTTTTGTAAATTGCTTAAATGCTTGTATCTTGTTCGTTATCTGTCTGTTTGACCTGTCAGATAAGATTTCTAACAAGACCAGAATCACTTCGATCGGACCCAATTTGACTTGTCAAAAGTACGACAATTCAATATATGAAATCAGTTGTTTGTAACTTGACCGATTGTCCATTTTTTATGATCTTAGGCTCATTGGAAATGTCACATGATAAGCTTTTCAATGGCACTAAGATCACTTTAATTAGACCTTATTTGATTAGTCTAAAGTACATTCAGATTTTTTATGGCTTTGATCACTTGGCAATGTATGGTTTTAGTAAACGGGCTGGATCTTCCTCATCATAACCTAAATTGAAAGAAACTTAAGTTCTTTAGGAAGATCATTTGACCACCTTTccaatgaatcataaatcatcttaatcGGTTAAAATTTACTTTTAATAACACCATGGCCACTTTATGTACAAGAACAACCATACTTTCCTCAATCTCGAAGATGTGACTTTTCATGCCTTAACACAACATTATCCGGGAAGACTAAGTGATAAAGAGAGTGATCCTTGAGTAGAAAGAgttcattttatcatttttttcctGTACATTATTTACTACATACAGAGAGTTCTCAGGGTTCTACAGTTCGGATGCACGACTATAACCTAATCGTTACTAGATTTGGTGCTAACTGATCAGTCCATTTGTTGTCTCGGGGACGTGCCAAGGATACTCCATGTTTAATCTGTTTGgatttttaatgatttctaagTCACTAAGAGATAATTTTATTGAAGTCAAGCTGAAGGTCAAAAAGTGGCTTATCATTattttaggtggggtgtctacaaccgCACAAGCAACCGTCCAAGCATATGATAAGAGAATTAACTCAGAAAATAAAGGTAGAGATCAAGCGGCTATAAAAGGTTGGTTTCATTAGGCCTATTAACTAGGCTGAATGGATCTTGAATGTGGTTCCAGTTATAAAAAAGAATGATAAGTTGTTGGTTTACATcgattttagaaatttaaaattgGTAACACTAAAGGATGAATATCTGATGCCTGTGGCTGATCAGTTGATCAATAGAGCAGCCAGGCATCAGATGGTGTCCTTCATAGATGGTCATTCTGGGTACATTCAGATTTATATCGCGTGGATGATGTGCCAAAAATGGCATTCAAATGTCCTGGCCCTTTAAGAACCTATTGTTGGGTGGTGATGTCATTCAGGCTCAAGAATGCAAAGGCCACATATCAGAGGACAATGAATGCTATATTCTATGATATGATTGGTCATTTTATGGaagtttatgttgatgacatagtAGTTAAGTCGAAAAACGTGGAAGATCATTTCGCGTATTTACACAAGTCGTTTGAGTGAATGAGACTTTATAAGCTAAAAATGAACCCTCTTAAATGCGCTTTTGGGGTGTCGGCCGATAATTTCTTAGGATTCTTGTACATCACCGAGGTATCGACATGGACCAGAATAAGACTTGAGCAATCATAAATGCTCATCAGTTGAGGAACAAACCAAAATTGCAGTGTTTCCTTGGCTAGGTCAATTTTATGGGAAGGTTTATATCTAATTGTGCAGGAAAGAATAATATATTTTCTCCATTGATAAAACTGAAGCAGTGAATTGAATTCAAGTGGGAGGTAGAACATCAGCATGCTTTTGAAAAGATTAAGGAATATTTGATGAAGCTGCTAGTGTTAATGCCGCCAATCAAAGGCCGACCTCTTAAGCTGTATGTCACGGCATCGACAAAGTCAGTTGGAGCCCTTCTAGCCCAAGAAGGCGATGATCGAAAAGAGCATGCAGTCTACTATCTGAGTCAGACACTCCTTAATACCAAAAAATATTATTCTGCAATAGAAAAGTTGTGTTTAACTCTGTTCTTTGAGGCTACCAAAATGAGGCATTATTTGTTGGCCAAAAGAGCTAATGTGATATCATTGACCGATCTAGTGAAATATATGTTAAATCAGCTGATTTTGAATGATAGAATTGGTAAATGGGTTTTGGCTTTATCTAAATTTGATCTTAATTATTTTTCCCAAAAGGCAATAAAATGTCAGGCTATAACCAACTTTTTGGCCAACCATTCGTCTGACCTGAAAGGCCAGCTTTCCCTAGAGGTTTTAGGTCTATATTGTACATATTTAACTCCATGGAAGCTATACATATTTAACTCCGTGGAAGCTATTTTTTTATGGATCAAAGACCTATAAAGCCTCAGGAGATGGGGTTATCTAGATCGCACCAAATGGAAACAGACATGAATTCGCATTTCAATTAGAATTCGAGTGTACCAATAATCAAGTTGAATATGGGGCCATAATAATTGGCCTAGAATTTTTAATGGAGCTAGTTACATGAAATGTAACGATCATGGGTGATTCGCAACTAGTAATAAATAAGATGGCAAGATTGTTCAAGTGAACTAGCTCAACACTATTGCCATATTATGCGTTGGCCTCCCAAATGTTGGATGGCTTTGATGGGGTGAAATTAATGCATGTTACTCAGGACCACAATATGGATGCCATTAATATGACACAATTGGACGCAAGGCTCGATATCCTGAAGGGATCATGTAAGTGTTGTGTAcacttttgtttgtcaaatttcgatgagataAAACATCTTAAGTGAtaaaaagttcaccttcaaatgAACCTTCAAATGGATCTTCAAATGAACCTTCAAGTGAATCTTCAAGAGAAGcaagatggaaagtttaccttcaagaaagatggaaagttcaccttcaagaacaaAACATGAAGTTGGATACTGCAAGCACAAGTTCAAGTCATGGATAATTTAAGCTAAAGagtattcaagttctactacttttctagtagaagatcaagctccacctttaagtagaagattcatcctatacacttcaatgtccagttttctcaggtataaatgaccctagaaagaccttaaacTTTGGTGCTTTCAAATGTTAACTTAtacgggtttttatactttggttaggctttagttcgaccagtctaagccttggttcgactagtctaagctatggctcgaccagtctaagtatatattcgaccagtccaagattcaaacttAAAAAATAGATATTTCTAGTGGTTTCTCGACCAGTTTAACaggctgcttgaccagtcgaagagacaccttcgactagtcgaagggtgctcgacttgaagtccagtgACTAAATTATagcaccctcaaccagtcgaaggttgtgctcgactagtcgaacagggccctcgaccagtcgagccaagctttcaaccagtcgaagaactgttttatccgatcacgccaaaattttgaaatttggttggatcttagactagtcgaatgaGACCTTAtatgagtcgaagcaacaacatttcatcctataaatagaggccttctcttatTCCAAAATTACCAATCCAAACTAAGAAAATCCTTCATTTCGAAAGAGAGAAGTCACCACTATCATCgagctattgcacggtattttatatttctatttatatagcttttttttttattctatGATCTCTCATTTATGAATCTTaccttttaaaaaagaaagtaatcactcttcttttgagatttaaaggattcaaacaagtagcctgaggtttgaattaatttaaagtcaatttaaaacctagaacccttgattgtattactggacattgaacattctacatcAAACGAAGCGGTTTTACGGActacatcaagaacgtcttcaagaataagataagtatcattctgtacttttgttttttggtttctttgagatatctagaaaatctcatgtattggttttgattgagatagctagaaaatcttagtgtggggttttgtttgtgatagcccatctaaaaacacaactatataggttttaaggtgaacctatgaaaacctcatttattagtgaatgccaatatcacgtgggttatgattactgggagtggagtaggtgtggctgtttgagaatagttggtgtacacaccgaaccactataactcctagtgtttgtggtgaatggtttaagTTGTGTATCTGTGGTGAATGACTGTAATTTGTTTAtgcttatgtggtgaatgcttgtaatagatagctctctctAGTctcttagtttgtgatcttgatccttactacattcatgaaatcaggttgtcctacctaaaactttgtttttggtgtaaggttgtcctatgaacaaagtttgaattaatttctcaatactactgctattgatattagtgatttattctgatttatttattatttcagtaccttgaaatttttatttagcatagtcctattcaccccccccccccccctcctctaagACTGTTAGCTCGCCTCTTTCAGATCAGGAGAGAGAACGGTCATCGTGCAAAGGAGGTCTTTGCATTCAGTCTTTAAAAGATAAACAATTATAGAATTATGTCAAGTCGAAATGGAAGAAGATGACTGGAGAACTCCTCTCATGGGCTATCTTAAAAACCCACAGACCAAAGCTGGGAGGGATTTGAGGAGATCGGCCATTAATTATGCCATGATCGATTGTGAATTATACCGAAAAAAGATTGATGGTGTATTGCTAAGGTTCTTAGCCAAAGGGAAAGCCATGTTAGCAATGGGTGAGGTTCACGAAAGATTATGTGGAGTCCATCAGGCCAGGAGGAAAATAAGGCTCATGCTTAGGTGTTATGGGTATTTCTGACCGACAATGATAGCCGATTACATACAATACGCCAAATGATGCAAGCCATGCTAGAAAAATAGACTATTTCAGCATGTGCCCATGGTTGAGATTCACTCAATTATCAATCCATGGCCTTTTCGGGGAAGGGCGATTGATTTAATAGGTAAATTTATCCACCCTCGATGCGCATGGATTCTTTCATCATCGTggctacttcaccaagtgggtggAAGCAAGACTTATGAAGGGAGTCCATCACAGGAAAATTATCGAATTCATTGACACTCATATCATCCATAGGTTTGAAATTCCATAGTTGATCACTTTGGACCGAGGCGTAGCATTTTCTATAAAGGAAGTAAGAGGCCAGCAATAAGTTAATAAAGAATAACCTAAGGACAACTATTCAAGAGAATTCTCGTGAGTGGCATACAAAAATGGCTGATGCACTTTGGGCATATAGGAATTGTCCCTATACTAGTACtgaaatgagtgcactaacataCAGACATAATGTAGTGGAGCCTTTGGAGATTACTGTACCATCATTGAGGGTCATGCATCAAGCCGAGCTAACCCCTCTTGAGTTCACAGAAGCCATGCTTATCGACTTCGAAAGATTAGACGAAACTCTGATGAGGACCTTGAATTCTACCATCCCCAACAAGGTTATTATCACCTGGGCATATAATAAAAGGGTAAAAAGAAAATCATTCAGAGAAGGGGGTAAGGTCTGGAAAGTGGTGCTACTGATATGGAACAAAGACCAGATCATGGGTAAAAAATGGTCGCCCACTTGGGATGGGCCCTATGTTCTCATCCAAGTCCTTAAAGGTGGAGCCTATCTCTTGCGTGATATGGACAGAAAGGTTGTAGGAGCTCCAATCAACGATTGATTCTTAAAAATCTACTATCATTCCTTATGGGAGAGAATGTAGGATTAAGCCAAGAAAAATAAAGCGATCAACAAGTGCCCTCCCACTAACttaagaaaaaagagaaagaatggaGAAATGTTTTACGATAACAGGAAGAGGgaagtacacacacacacacacacacacaattaagAGGCACAATTGGCCGATCGAGCAGTTCAGCTATAAGCCACATTGATCTCCTCGAACTCCCTGAGAGCAGACTCTTTAGCTTTCTTGGCTAACCCCTACTTCCTGCTCCATGATGGATACTCAGCTGTGGAACAGTGGAGGAAGCCTATCACTTTGTCAAGACAGCGGCTGACCGCTTCGACCTTTCTTTCAGGTTCCTTCTCGTGAGCGTCGCTTTCTTGTGATCGAGTATGGTAGAGTTCAACCTGAGACTCAATGAAGGCCAGGATCTCTTGAGAGTCAAGCCGATCACGTTCGAGATATAAGCGTGTGACTTTCGAAAGATTGATGGCCAGATTGTTGTGTTGGGCTTCGAGCGATTGCAACATTGCCTTATTGAAAAGATGCTAGAGAACCCGATGCAAATGTCTTTTCC containing:
- the LOC131238908 gene encoding uncharacterized protein LOC131238908, with amino-acid sequence MADALWAYRNCPYTSTEMSALTYRHNVVEPLEITVPSLRVMHQAELTPLEFTEAMLIDFERLDETLMRTLNSTIPNKVIITWAYNKRVKRKSFREGGKVWKVVLLIWNKDQIMGKKWSPTWDGPYVLIQVLKGGAYLLRDMDRKVVGAPIND